Proteins co-encoded in one Methylomonas albis genomic window:
- the sucC gene encoding ADP-forming succinate--CoA ligase subunit beta translates to MNIHEYQAKQLFREFAIPAPQGAVATTPEQAQQAAQTLSSPAWVVKAQIHAGARGKAGGVKLARTLDEVKDYSAAMLGTRLVTHQTDAAGLPVNSVWVEEASAINQEFYLSLLLDRESERLIFIASAAGGMDIEAVAAETPEKIVRVPVHPAAGLQPYQCRQVAAALGLGKDQQSQLQTIMTGLYQLFLAKDASQIEINPLIQTDNGKLVALDGKINFDDNAIPLHPDIAAMRDASQEDAKEAEAKQFDLNYITLDGNIGCMVNGAGLAMATMDMVKLKGGAPANFLDVGGGTNKDKVKAAFKLILSDGTTKAVLVNIFGGIVKCDVIAAGILAAVEEMHLSIPVVVRLEGTNVEQGLSMLKDSGLGLYAAEDLNSAAEQAVKLAEGVA, encoded by the coding sequence ATGAATATTCACGAATACCAGGCGAAACAACTGTTCAGAGAGTTTGCGATCCCCGCACCGCAAGGCGCCGTGGCGACAACGCCCGAACAAGCGCAACAAGCCGCACAAACCTTAAGCAGTCCGGCCTGGGTGGTCAAAGCGCAAATTCATGCCGGCGCCAGAGGCAAAGCCGGCGGCGTCAAGCTTGCCCGGACTCTGGATGAAGTAAAAGACTACAGCGCGGCAATGCTGGGCACACGTTTGGTAACGCATCAAACCGATGCAGCCGGCCTGCCGGTCAATAGCGTCTGGGTAGAAGAAGCATCGGCAATCAACCAAGAATTTTATTTGAGTCTGTTACTGGACAGAGAAAGCGAACGACTAATTTTTATCGCTTCCGCCGCTGGCGGTATGGACATCGAAGCAGTAGCCGCCGAAACGCCGGAGAAAATAGTCCGCGTGCCGGTACACCCCGCAGCGGGACTACAACCCTATCAGTGCAGGCAAGTTGCGGCAGCGCTAGGACTGGGCAAGGACCAGCAAAGCCAGCTACAAACCATCATGACCGGTCTGTATCAACTGTTTTTGGCTAAGGACGCCAGCCAAATCGAAATCAACCCGTTGATCCAAACCGATAACGGCAAACTGGTCGCGCTGGACGGCAAGATCAATTTCGACGACAACGCCATCCCCTTGCACCCAGACATCGCCGCGATGCGCGATGCTTCGCAAGAAGATGCCAAAGAAGCCGAAGCCAAGCAATTCGATCTTAATTACATCACGCTGGACGGCAATATCGGCTGCATGGTCAACGGCGCCGGCTTGGCCATGGCAACGATGGACATGGTCAAGCTCAAAGGCGGCGCGCCGGCCAACTTCCTGGATGTGGGTGGCGGCACCAATAAAGACAAAGTGAAAGCCGCATTTAAATTGATTTTATCCGACGGCACCACCAAAGCGGTGCTGGTGAATATTTTCGGCGGCATCGTCAAATGCGACGTGATTGCTGCCGGCATCCTGGCCGCAGTCGAGGAGATGCACTTGTCAATCCCGGTGGTGGTGCGTCTGGAAGGCACCAATGTTGAACAAGGACTATCCATGCTGAAAGACTCCGGCTTGGGCCTTTACGCAGCGGAAGATTTGAACAGCGCAGCCGAACAGGCAGTTAAATTGGCGGAGGGCGTCGCATGA
- a CDS encoding sensor histidine kinase produces the protein MLKIFALYRFIAASLFVMLFYLRFGPSLLGSYDPSLYQFTSVAYLGISLFAAPFAVRSHWAYASLAQLFIFTDIVIITLLMHASGGIGSGIGILLAISIAAGGLLIGGRCAMLFAALASLAILAEEVYAIEIHAFENTTLTYAGMLGVSFFSIAFLSVILAQRAEQSAVLARRHEQTIARLESLNRYIIQHLQSGIMIVDERQVTQLSNQSALRLLGLVLHPEELTEVAPELRQAFELWRNNRDQDFAIIQLANRSEVQVRFSELRMDDEALYMLIFEDIALYNQRLQQSKLASLGRLTASIAHEIRNPLSAISHAGQLLSEAPDLDAQELRLTEIIQHHCQRVNSIIEDILKLSRRNPSQKQKIALDQWLPTYLNDQKLNLGERAECFKLIFKVQGVNACIDSGHLKQILDNLCANALQYGRPELGPIVLEVSQIQDAPCIKFIDNAAGIAAEHRQHLFEPFFTTSHQGTGLGLYISKELAELNQAELSYAAYPEKRCFTLLLANADHAVIEI, from the coding sequence ATGTTGAAGATTTTTGCCCTATATCGGTTTATTGCCGCCAGCTTGTTCGTCATGCTGTTTTATTTACGGTTTGGGCCGTCGTTATTGGGTTCCTATGACCCGTCATTGTATCAGTTCACCAGTGTTGCCTATCTGGGGATTTCGTTGTTTGCCGCGCCGTTCGCAGTTCGGTCGCATTGGGCTTATGCCAGTCTGGCACAGTTATTTATTTTTACCGATATTGTCATCATTACCCTGTTAATGCATGCCAGCGGCGGCATCGGTAGCGGCATCGGTATCTTGCTGGCTATTTCAATCGCGGCTGGTGGCTTATTGATTGGCGGACGTTGCGCCATGTTGTTTGCGGCCTTGGCCAGTCTGGCTATTCTTGCAGAAGAGGTGTATGCGATAGAAATACATGCCTTCGAAAATACTACCTTGACCTATGCCGGCATGCTTGGTGTGTCGTTTTTTTCTATCGCGTTTTTGTCGGTGATCTTGGCGCAGCGCGCTGAACAATCGGCGGTTTTAGCCAGACGGCACGAACAGACCATTGCCAGACTGGAAAGTCTTAACCGCTATATCATCCAGCATTTGCAATCGGGCATCATGATCGTCGATGAACGACAGGTCACTCAGCTTTCCAATCAATCCGCGCTGCGTTTGCTGGGGCTGGTGCTGCATCCGGAAGAACTGACCGAGGTAGCGCCGGAACTCAGGCAAGCTTTCGAGTTGTGGCGGAATAATCGGGATCAGGATTTTGCGATTATCCAGTTAGCCAATCGCAGTGAAGTGCAAGTGCGATTTTCCGAGTTGCGTATGGATGACGAAGCCTTGTATATGCTGATTTTCGAGGACATCGCTTTGTATAACCAACGCTTACAGCAGAGCAAGCTGGCGTCTTTAGGCCGACTGACCGCCAGTATTGCGCATGAAATTCGCAATCCGCTCAGCGCAATAAGTCATGCGGGACAATTACTATCGGAAGCCCCGGATTTAGACGCGCAAGAGCTGCGTTTGACCGAAATTATCCAACACCACTGCCAGCGGGTAAACAGCATCATTGAGGACATCCTTAAACTGTCTCGGCGCAACCCGTCGCAGAAACAAAAAATCGCTTTGGATCAGTGGTTACCGACCTACCTTAACGACCAGAAATTGAATCTGGGTGAGCGGGCGGAGTGTTTTAAATTGATTTTTAAAGTTCAAGGGGTTAATGCCTGTATCGATAGCGGCCATTTAAAGCAAATTCTCGATAATCTTTGCGCCAACGCGTTGCAATACGGTAGGCCGGAGTTAGGGCCTATTGTGCTTGAGGTAAGCCAGATACAGGATGCGCCGTGTATTAAATTTATCGATAATGCTGCTGGAATTGCTGCGGAGCACCGACAGCATTTGTTCGAACCGTTCTTTACCACTTCTCACCAAGGCACTGGTTTAGGCTTGTATATCTCCAAGGAGTTGGCGGAATTGAATCAAGCGGAGTTGAGCTATGCTGCTTATCCCGAAAAGCGTTGTTTTACCTTGTTACTGGCTAATGCCGATCACGCTGTCATTGAAATATGA
- a CDS encoding sigma-54-dependent transcriptional regulator, translating to MNMPVTLVVDDEPDIRELLEITLNRMHIQTRCAANLAEAKQLLAAEVFDLCLTDMKLPDGDGLELVDYIQTVGLQLPVAVITAHGSMDIAINAMKKGAFDFLSKPVDLGVLRQLVSHALQASLTRVTDKERRTRDILLGESALMCDIRSKIDKVARNQAPVYISGESGSGKELVAKLIHQQSPRGENPFIAINCGAIPPELMESEFFGHKKGSFTGAVSDKQGLFQAADGGTLFLDEVADLPLPLQVKLLRAIQEKKVRPVGEQREVAVDVRLLSATHKDLAKMVQEGSFRQDLYYRINVIELSLPPLRARPVDIPQLTGHLLQGLAKANGMALPKLTEPAMKALKSYYFPGNVRELENILERALALHEDGVIEADDLNLPLGMELAAVEDFDAEKMSLETYLEGIEKKALSAALEENRWNKTATAKYLGLSFRSLRYRLKKLGLE from the coding sequence ATGAATATGCCTGTCACACTGGTTGTCGACGATGAACCCGACATCAGAGAATTACTTGAAATAACCCTGAACCGGATGCACATTCAAACCCGCTGTGCGGCAAATTTGGCAGAAGCCAAACAGTTACTAGCCGCTGAGGTGTTTGATTTGTGTCTTACCGATATGAAGTTGCCGGACGGCGACGGGCTGGAATTAGTCGATTATATTCAAACAGTCGGATTGCAGTTGCCGGTGGCGGTGATTACCGCGCATGGCAGCATGGATATAGCGATCAACGCCATGAAAAAGGGCGCTTTTGACTTTCTGTCCAAGCCGGTCGATCTGGGGGTACTGCGGCAGTTGGTCAGTCACGCACTACAAGCCTCGCTGACCCGTGTGACCGACAAAGAGCGGCGTACCCGTGACATTTTGCTCGGCGAGTCGGCGCTGATGTGCGATATTCGCTCGAAGATCGATAAGGTGGCTCGCAATCAGGCGCCGGTTTATATCAGCGGTGAGTCCGGTTCGGGAAAGGAGTTGGTGGCCAAATTGATACATCAGCAAAGCCCGCGCGGCGAGAATCCGTTTATTGCGATTAACTGCGGCGCGATTCCGCCTGAATTGATGGAAAGCGAATTTTTCGGCCATAAAAAAGGCAGTTTCACCGGCGCGGTAAGCGATAAGCAAGGTCTGTTTCAGGCGGCCGATGGCGGAACCTTATTTTTGGACGAAGTGGCCGATTTGCCTTTGCCCTTGCAAGTCAAGTTATTACGGGCGATTCAGGAGAAGAAAGTCCGTCCGGTTGGCGAGCAGCGCGAAGTCGCCGTTGATGTGCGCTTATTGAGCGCAACTCACAAGGATTTGGCCAAAATGGTCCAGGAAGGCAGTTTTAGGCAGGATTTGTATTACCGGATCAATGTTATCGAACTAAGCTTGCCGCCTTTACGCGCGAGGCCTGTCGATATTCCGCAGCTTACCGGACACTTGTTGCAGGGTTTGGCCAAAGCCAATGGTATGGCTTTGCCCAAGTTGACCGAGCCGGCGATGAAGGCGTTAAAAAGCTACTATTTCCCCGGCAACGTCCGGGAACTGGAGAATATCTTGGAACGGGCGCTGGCGCTGCATGAAGACGGTGTAATCGAGGCTGACGATCTGAATTTGCCCTTGGGGATGGAGTTGGCCGCAGTCGAAGATTTTGACGCTGAGAAGATGTCGCTGGAAACTTATCTCGAAGGCATAGAGAAAAAAGCTTTGAGCGCCGCGCTGGAGGAAAATCGTTGGAACAAGACCGCTACCGCTAAATACTTGGGTTTAAGCTTTCGTTCGCTGCGGTATCGCTTGAAAAAACTGGGACTTGAATAG
- a CDS encoding GGDEF and EAL domain-containing protein encodes MIASDALKEKLIVVAEHNEISAQKIVSTLKATGFTEIRIAENGNQIYEILKPYADQPDMIGLIVLNAALPLCQVREMCQSLSSANSISVIPVVILKDDSVTCDLDRCLPHQDDCLTYKINTPVNTQELILAVKFLLRLKQERQLRHRQEEQLINELAAKNVIDAKLKFLVAHDELTGLFNRSSFERQLRLVLNHSNKAQKDGSLLFIDVDRFSLINELEGFEVGDRLLVEMAILVRKLLPAGSLFARIGADEFCLFLENRTQKQAQILAEIIKTTVDNFRFFTGEVSYSASVSIGISTLDSTISAFHPGEMILHARQACNFAKSTGRDKVYIYNSEDLTVKERRRDIYWVPIIRKALRDNQLFLVFQPVVQLSDGNVSHYEVLLRMRGEGNEIITPDQFIPVAERTGLIHSIDLWVVENAIDFLAALPSYMSYISLAVNLSSTAFQYPDLLSTIKDKLQITRIGADRLTFEITETAAVDNFEKTRHMINKIRALGCKFALDDFGAGFCSFNYLKTFPVDYVKIDGQFIRNLLDNETDQILVKSMVEIASKLGKKTIAEFVESAGTAMKLKEIGVNFGQGYAFGKPEQNLLEGHKISLGLLLASSQPA; translated from the coding sequence ATGATTGCCAGCGATGCGCTTAAAGAGAAATTGATTGTCGTTGCGGAACATAACGAAATCTCTGCTCAAAAAATTGTTTCCACATTAAAAGCCACGGGATTTACCGAAATTCGCATAGCCGAAAATGGCAATCAAATTTACGAAATTCTGAAGCCTTACGCCGACCAGCCCGATATGATCGGCCTCATCGTGTTGAATGCAGCGCTACCGCTTTGCCAAGTGCGGGAGATGTGCCAAAGTCTATCCAGCGCCAATTCGATATCGGTAATCCCGGTCGTGATTCTGAAGGACGACAGCGTTACCTGCGATCTCGACCGTTGCCTGCCACACCAAGACGATTGCCTGACATATAAAATCAATACTCCGGTCAACACGCAGGAGCTGATACTCGCCGTAAAATTTTTGCTACGCCTGAAACAAGAACGCCAGTTGCGTCATCGCCAGGAAGAGCAGTTGATCAACGAACTGGCCGCGAAAAACGTGATTGACGCCAAACTGAAGTTTCTAGTCGCTCACGACGAATTAACCGGCTTGTTCAATCGCAGCAGCTTCGAGCGCCAGCTAAGACTGGTGTTAAATCACAGTAATAAAGCACAAAAAGACGGGTCTTTATTATTCATTGACGTAGACCGCTTCAGCCTGATTAACGAACTGGAAGGCTTCGAAGTGGGTGATCGCTTGCTGGTCGAAATGGCTATTTTGGTCAGAAAACTATTGCCGGCTGGCAGTTTGTTCGCCCGTATCGGTGCCGACGAGTTTTGCTTGTTTCTGGAAAACAGAACCCAAAAGCAAGCGCAGATTCTGGCGGAAATCATCAAAACCACCGTGGACAATTTCCGCTTTTTTACCGGAGAAGTGTCTTATAGCGCCTCGGTTTCCATCGGTATTTCCACGCTGGACAGTACCATTTCCGCTTTCCATCCGGGCGAAATGATTTTGCATGCGCGCCAAGCCTGCAACTTTGCGAAAAGCACCGGTAGAGACAAAGTCTATATCTATAACAGCGAGGATCTGACCGTCAAGGAAAGACGCCGAGACATCTATTGGGTTCCCATCATTCGCAAGGCCTTGCGAGACAACCAGTTGTTTCTGGTTTTTCAACCTGTCGTGCAGTTGTCCGACGGTAATGTCTCCCACTATGAAGTGTTGTTGCGCATGCGCGGCGAAGGCAATGAAATCATCACCCCGGATCAGTTTATTCCGGTAGCCGAAAGAACCGGTTTGATTCACTCCATAGATCTTTGGGTCGTTGAAAATGCCATCGACTTTCTGGCAGCCCTACCAAGCTACATGTCATATATCTCCCTGGCCGTCAACCTCTCTAGTACCGCGTTTCAATATCCGGATTTACTATCGACCATCAAAGATAAACTGCAAATCACCCGGATCGGCGCCGACCGTTTAACCTTCGAAATCACTGAAACGGCAGCTGTCGACAATTTTGAAAAAACCCGGCACATGATTAACAAAATCAGAGCGTTAGGCTGCAAATTTGCACTGGACGATTTCGGCGCGGGGTTTTGTTCTTTCAACTATCTCAAAACCTTTCCGGTCGATTACGTGAAAATCGACGGTCAATTCATACGAAATTTGCTCGACAACGAAACCGACCAGATACTCGTCAAATCCATGGTGGAGATTGCCTCAAAACTCGGCAAGAAAACCATAGCCGAATTCGTTGAGTCGGCAGGTACGGCGATGAAGCTGAAAGAAATTGGCGTTAATTTCGGCCAAGGCTATGCATTCGGCAAACCCGAGCAGAACCTACTGGAGGGCCATAAAATTTCGCTGGGGCTGTTGCTAGCCAGCAGCCAGCCAGCTTAA
- a CDS encoding HDOD domain-containing protein, with product MIAHSPSTLTVADLLRGDLQLASPPNAYFLLKKIVDDPNKTAKDAAFVIEADAALGIKLLKIVNSAFYGFPSQIASIPKAITLIGTRELQNLVLGALIVERFSDLPGQHFSVHDFWARNLRCALIARELDIHFGKHYADTAFLCGLVHNIGQLVFYRRIPVLAREVDLLVQSQTQLAVDDEVTIEQNVIGFDHFQAGAELCKQWNLPEVIVESIRLHCFPDLIGTYADLAAMVRLANCLSRIENPYDAQAVNALNLTPEQLSFILDKISDEFEVIFKLFYPTV from the coding sequence ATGATTGCTCACTCACCATCTACATTGACTGTTGCCGATTTGCTGAGAGGCGATTTACAACTCGCCTCGCCGCCAAATGCATATTTCTTGTTGAAAAAAATAGTCGACGATCCGAATAAGACTGCCAAGGATGCGGCTTTTGTGATCGAAGCCGATGCGGCATTGGGGATAAAGCTGCTGAAGATAGTCAACAGTGCTTTTTATGGCTTTCCGTCCCAAATAGCGTCGATACCCAAAGCGATAACCTTAATCGGTACCCGCGAGTTACAGAATTTGGTGTTGGGCGCTTTGATTGTCGAACGCTTTTCCGATTTGCCGGGACAGCATTTCTCCGTACATGATTTCTGGGCCAGGAATCTGCGCTGCGCGTTGATTGCACGCGAGTTGGATATTCATTTCGGCAAGCATTATGCCGACACGGCGTTTCTGTGCGGCTTGGTCCATAATATCGGTCAGTTAGTGTTCTATCGGCGGATTCCGGTATTGGCCCGGGAAGTCGACTTGTTAGTGCAGTCTCAAACCCAACTTGCGGTGGACGATGAGGTCACCATAGAGCAGAACGTGATCGGATTCGATCACTTTCAGGCCGGTGCCGAGTTGTGCAAGCAATGGAATTTACCGGAGGTTATTGTGGAGAGCATTCGCTTGCATTGCTTTCCAGATCTAATCGGAACATATGCTGATTTGGCGGCTATGGTTAGACTGGCGAACTGCTTGAGTCGAATCGAAAATCCCTATGACGCCCAAGCTGTAAATGCCCTGAATCTGACACCCGAGCAACTCAGTTTCATCCTCGATAAAATCAGCGACGAGTTCGAAGTCATTTTTAAATTGTTTTATCCCACCGTCTAA
- a CDS encoding OprO/OprP family phosphate-selective porin has product MRLSKLSLAVAAIIGSGIYAEAMALDLYVDAKTKQIFAEPGPGRTKLGSFEKVEDTAAQKADAQVQKAEIQQIKEELALKTNELKSLDEHVKDERFGELKIDDKGIKFESKDGNFEMSINGRMQVDSMTNVSGSDSVANATGANTTNQLADGAGIRRARIGIEGSYYKDFGYKFEYDFARGNGTVASGITDAFMTWNGYAPFAVKIGQFKEPFSLEEATSNRYLTFIERNNVVNAFSDNDNAYKVGLGLGYSQPRWTANIALQTESVGSGGASSSTSSLNTMGNTNRNNGSGDTGWGVTGRVTGLPWFEDKTKFLHVGLSGSERQIDNNFKSDGTFSNGGISFGNQLNTNVDRTYILNTGQLTANGRIAQRIARFGGETALVYGPFSAQAEYIQANVSGKGYNDEMLNGWYGYGSYFLTGESRAYKTSTGAWDRIKPKQNFNTHGGWGAWEIAAGYDYLNLVDGNINGGRATTGKVGVNWYPNSHIRLMANFIHALNIDTKGMAARSAAYNSSNFDVVEMRAQVDW; this is encoded by the coding sequence ATGAGACTTTCTAAACTGAGCCTGGCAGTCGCGGCCATTATTGGCTCGGGTATCTATGCTGAAGCAATGGCGCTGGATTTGTATGTTGATGCAAAAACCAAGCAGATTTTTGCTGAACCCGGTCCCGGCCGCACCAAATTAGGTTCATTTGAAAAGGTTGAAGACACTGCGGCGCAAAAAGCAGACGCCCAGGTTCAAAAAGCCGAAATTCAACAAATCAAGGAAGAATTGGCGCTGAAAACTAACGAATTGAAATCTTTGGACGAGCATGTAAAAGACGAGCGGTTTGGCGAACTTAAAATTGACGACAAAGGTATCAAATTCGAAAGTAAGGATGGAAATTTCGAAATGTCAATAAACGGCCGAATGCAGGTCGATTCGATGACGAATGTATCGGGTAGCGACAGTGTAGCTAATGCAACTGGCGCAAATACAACCAATCAACTGGCTGACGGTGCAGGTATTCGTCGAGCCCGTATTGGGATTGAAGGTAGCTATTACAAAGACTTCGGATACAAATTTGAGTACGACTTTGCGCGCGGTAACGGTACAGTAGCCAGCGGAATTACCGATGCTTTCATGACCTGGAACGGCTATGCACCTTTTGCTGTAAAAATCGGCCAGTTTAAAGAGCCATTCAGCTTGGAAGAGGCGACCAGTAACCGTTATTTGACGTTCATTGAGCGTAACAATGTGGTCAACGCCTTCTCTGATAATGACAATGCCTACAAAGTTGGCTTGGGCTTGGGTTATTCGCAACCACGTTGGACGGCCAACATTGCCTTGCAAACCGAATCAGTCGGTTCAGGTGGTGCATCCAGCAGTACCAGTTCGCTGAATACTATGGGTAACACCAACCGTAACAACGGTTCAGGCGATACGGGTTGGGGGGTAACCGGCCGTGTCACCGGTTTGCCTTGGTTCGAAGATAAAACTAAGTTCTTGCATGTTGGTTTGTCGGGTTCCGAGCGTCAGATCGACAACAATTTTAAATCCGACGGTACGTTCAGTAATGGCGGTATCAGCTTTGGTAACCAACTCAATACGAATGTAGATAGAACCTATATTCTGAATACCGGCCAGTTGACTGCCAATGGCCGCATTGCTCAACGGATTGCCCGTTTCGGTGGCGAAACAGCATTGGTTTACGGCCCATTTTCAGCGCAAGCTGAGTACATCCAAGCCAATGTTTCCGGCAAAGGCTATAACGACGAAATGCTGAATGGCTGGTATGGCTATGGTAGTTACTTTCTGACCGGCGAATCCAGAGCTTATAAAACGTCTACCGGCGCATGGGACAGAATTAAGCCAAAGCAAAACTTTAACACCCACGGCGGATGGGGGGCATGGGAAATCGCGGCCGGTTACGATTATTTAAATCTGGTTGACGGCAACATCAATGGTGGTCGCGCGACAACCGGCAAAGTAGGTGTGAACTGGTATCCCAATTCGCATATTCGCTTAATGGCTAACTTTATTCACGCTTTGAATATAGATACAAAAGGTATGGCGGCACGCTCTGCGGCATACAACAGCTCTAACTTTGATGTGGTTGAAATGCGCGCTCAAGTTGACTGGTAA
- a CDS encoding cation diffusion facilitator family transporter, translating into MNPQQKSLTLYGWLSIAAAVSTIALKSYAYWLTGSVGLLSDALESVINLVAAIIMLVVLSISARPPDDTHAYGHEKVEYFSSGAEGIMILLAAFSIAYAAWERLWHPLALHQLDLGIAVSVFASLINLVVARILIGVGQRRQSITLEADGKHLMTDVWTTVGILIGIAIISVANRFEPSLALAKQLGLNGWEILDPIIAIAVALNIVWAGLQLIRRTVAGLLDAALSPDELAEIVAVLEGYVTAEGIAYHALRTRYAGARRFMSVHVLVPGGWTVQQGHDLLETIEGQIKDKFDNIDIDTHLEPIEDVASWEH; encoded by the coding sequence ATGAATCCCCAACAAAAATCTTTAACCCTATACGGTTGGCTATCCATTGCCGCTGCCGTCAGTACTATAGCCTTGAAAAGCTATGCTTATTGGTTGACCGGTTCGGTGGGTCTATTATCGGATGCATTGGAGTCTGTCATTAATTTGGTGGCCGCGATTATCATGCTGGTGGTACTGAGTATTTCAGCGCGGCCGCCGGATGACACGCACGCTTACGGACACGAAAAAGTCGAATACTTTTCCAGTGGTGCGGAAGGCATCATGATTTTGCTGGCCGCCTTTAGTATCGCTTATGCTGCCTGGGAGCGGCTATGGCATCCGTTGGCATTACATCAGCTGGATTTGGGGATTGCCGTCTCGGTCTTTGCGTCGCTCATTAATTTAGTTGTCGCCAGAATCTTGATTGGCGTTGGTCAACGCAGGCAATCGATTACGCTGGAAGCCGATGGTAAACATCTGATGACCGATGTTTGGACTACGGTCGGCATTTTAATCGGCATCGCTATAATTTCCGTGGCCAACCGTTTCGAGCCAAGTTTGGCGCTTGCCAAACAATTGGGACTGAATGGATGGGAAATACTCGACCCAATTATTGCGATAGCTGTCGCTCTGAATATCGTCTGGGCGGGTTTGCAATTGATACGCCGCACCGTGGCGGGTTTATTGGATGCGGCGCTATCGCCTGATGAGCTCGCCGAAATCGTTGCGGTGTTGGAAGGCTATGTTACCGCCGAAGGGATTGCGTATCATGCGTTGCGAACACGGTATGCCGGAGCTCGGCGTTTCATGTCGGTACATGTGCTGGTGCCGGGGGGGTGGACGGTGCAGCAGGGCCATGATTTGTTGGAAACCATCGAGGGGCAGATAAAGGATAAGTTCGACAATATCGATATCGATACCCATCTTGAACCTATCGAAGATGTGGCGTCTTGGGAGCATTGA
- a CDS encoding Mov34/MPN/PAD-1 family protein, protein MNNSEIYLPRKLTNQLLHLAQLSPNAEVCGLIGMDSNGMPVSCYPVENRAPTPENRFLLDASQQIEAMRQIRDRGETLFAIYHSHPHSPALPSPTDIKEANYPDALHLIISLNTKGVLELRGFKIAGQSAEEVVLNLIEA, encoded by the coding sequence ATGAACAACAGCGAAATTTATCTACCGCGCAAGCTCACTAATCAATTGCTGCATTTAGCGCAATTATCTCCGAACGCCGAGGTTTGCGGCCTTATAGGTATGGATAGCAACGGCATGCCCGTGAGCTGTTACCCGGTAGAAAATCGCGCGCCCACCCCAGAGAACCGTTTCCTATTGGACGCCAGCCAGCAAATCGAGGCCATGCGCCAAATACGCGATAGGGGCGAAACGCTATTTGCGATCTATCACTCCCATCCGCACAGCCCGGCCCTACCCTCGCCAACCGACATCAAAGAAGCCAACTATCCGGACGCACTACATTTGATCATTTCCTTGAATACCAAGGGCGTATTGGAACTGCGGGGCTTTAAAATCGCCGGGCAAAGCGCGGAAGAAGTGGTTTTAAATCTGATTGAAGCTTAA
- the prmC gene encoding peptide chain release factor N(5)-glutamine methyltransferase, whose protein sequence is MPDYAAESIQSLLSNAAATLSTTSETAMLDAEVLLCHCLDKSRSFLRAWPEHRLSPQQIAQFQLLVERRSQGVPVAYLTGQREFWSRNFKVSPDVLIPRPDTELLIELSLSLLPTDRPCKIIDLGTGSGIIAITLAAERPLAQVIACDLSSAALEVARYNAQQINTDNIRFLHSNWFDNIQETGFDLVLSNPPYIADYDPHLHEGDLRFEPSSALISAENGLQDIRQLAQQARQHLKDHGQLLVEHGYNQQTGVQAIFNEFGYQQVNTFADLSGNPRVTSGIWKPV, encoded by the coding sequence ATGCCTGATTACGCTGCCGAATCGATTCAGAGCCTGTTGAGCAACGCCGCCGCAACGCTCAGTACAACATCCGAAACGGCAATGCTCGATGCGGAAGTATTACTCTGCCATTGCCTGGACAAAAGCCGTTCGTTTCTCAGAGCTTGGCCGGAACATCGGCTAAGCCCGCAACAAATCGCGCAATTTCAATTATTGGTCGAACGACGTTCGCAAGGCGTTCCTGTTGCCTACTTAACCGGCCAGCGCGAATTCTGGTCGCGCAATTTCAAAGTCAGCCCGGATGTGCTGATTCCAAGACCCGACACCGAATTGCTGATAGAGCTCAGCCTGTCGCTATTACCGACAGATCGGCCCTGTAAAATCATCGATCTCGGCACCGGCTCCGGCATTATTGCCATCACGCTAGCCGCCGAAAGACCCTTAGCCCAAGTGATTGCCTGTGATCTAAGTTCGGCGGCTTTAGAAGTCGCCCGATATAACGCGCAGCAAATCAACACCGACAATATTCGTTTTCTGCACTCGAATTGGTTCGACAACATCCAGGAAACAGGCTTCGATCTGGTACTGAGTAATCCGCCCTACATCGCCGATTATGACCCGCATTTGCACGAAGGCGATTTACGCTTCGAACCCAGCAGCGCCTTGATTAGCGCCGAAAACGGCCTGCAAGACATTCGCCAGCTTGCCCAACAAGCCCGTCAGCACTTAAAAGATCACGGCCAATTGTTGGTCGAACACGGCTACAATCAACAAACCGGGGTACAAGCCATTTTTAACGAATTTGGCTACCAGCAGGTCAACACCTTTGCGGATTTATCCGGCAATCCTCGGGTAACATCAGGAATATGGAAACCAGTATGA